Proteins co-encoded in one Coxiella burnetii genomic window:
- the thiI gene encoding tRNA uracil 4-sulfurtransferase ThiI yields MKKVILIKYGEIALKGKNRHLFESSIIENIRLAIGEGAPPIEQCRGRLYLQLTTEKDISCYREALKRVFGVVGFALAYRLNLEINLEEMEEVLIKHLRKLESKSLAFRVDTRRTVKSFPMDSMEINKKLGALILQHFPKWQVNLNNPELTIFIEVRDEGLFIYTTEDHEDGLGGLPVGVGGRGLLLLSGGIDSPVAGWTLLKRGMMIDAVYFHSFPYTGEKAKEKVIDLARVLTSWKLRAINLHIPYFTKIQETVNKMCPESTWTIIHRRFMMRIAEKLTKSTYHTLITGENLGQVASQTIQNIAVINQATNLPILRPLISFDKNDIIKIAEKIGTFRISKRPYEDCCALFAPKNPETKAKEEAILKAEENLPLNELINEALEKMETLRIKN; encoded by the coding sequence ATGAAAAAAGTCATCCTGATTAAGTACGGTGAAATTGCTTTAAAAGGAAAAAATCGGCATCTTTTTGAATCTTCCATCATCGAGAATATTCGTCTAGCGATCGGAGAGGGAGCCCCCCCTATTGAACAGTGTCGTGGCCGACTTTATTTACAATTAACCACCGAAAAAGATATTTCGTGCTATAGAGAAGCATTAAAGCGCGTATTTGGCGTTGTTGGGTTTGCATTGGCTTATCGTTTGAATTTGGAAATTAATCTTGAGGAAATGGAAGAAGTTCTTATAAAACATCTTAGAAAATTAGAATCCAAATCGTTGGCTTTTCGAGTGGATACTCGTCGAACCGTGAAGTCATTTCCGATGGATTCTATGGAGATTAATAAAAAACTGGGTGCCCTGATACTTCAACATTTTCCCAAGTGGCAGGTTAATCTTAATAATCCTGAATTAACGATTTTTATTGAGGTACGTGACGAGGGATTATTTATTTACACGACAGAAGATCATGAAGATGGATTGGGCGGCCTGCCTGTTGGCGTTGGAGGTCGTGGTCTTTTATTATTATCGGGTGGAATCGATAGCCCCGTAGCGGGTTGGACGCTGTTAAAGCGCGGAATGATGATTGATGCTGTTTACTTTCATAGTTTCCCTTACACCGGAGAGAAAGCCAAAGAAAAAGTTATCGACCTTGCTCGCGTATTAACTTCCTGGAAATTGCGCGCCATTAATTTGCATATTCCTTATTTCACCAAAATTCAAGAGACCGTTAACAAAATGTGTCCTGAATCTACATGGACGATTATTCATCGGCGTTTTATGATGCGAATCGCAGAAAAACTGACAAAATCCACCTACCATACCTTAATTACCGGTGAGAATTTGGGACAAGTGGCGAGCCAAACTATTCAAAACATCGCGGTGATTAATCAAGCGACGAATTTACCTATTTTACGACCATTAATAAGCTTCGATAAAAATGATATCATTAAAATCGCCGAGAAAATTGGCACCTTTCGTATTTCAAAACGCCCTTATGAAGATTGTTGTGCTTTGTTCGCCCCAAAAAATCCCGAAACAAAAGCCAAAGAAGAAGCAATTTTAAAAGCCGAAGAAAATTTGCCTCTAAATGAACTGATCAATGAAGCCCTAGAAAAAATGGAAACTCTCCGTATT
- a CDS encoding lysophospholipid acyltransferase family protein, whose translation MRLQRVFSFLFLVPFYSAIVFYVRFVRRYKIKNKHKIRKQFRGFLKKEHKGPVLICANHLSYFDAFGIIWGLGSLWGYLRHFRRFPWNIPNAKFACANLFNRLMSYMGKMIPLKTEGGGSNAKTVLRRVTHLLKRGDFAMIFPEGTRSETGRLNMDDYGYGAGQILQAVPQAKVLLIYLRGEEDKMQRYLPQKGCQFYMKLKWFAPQTQTNQQGRQGIRELSKKIMEELCEMEKEYFQEIPS comes from the coding sequence TTGCGCTTACAAAGAGTCTTTTCATTCCTTTTTTTGGTGCCCTTTTACTCGGCAATCGTTTTCTATGTTCGCTTCGTACGGCGATACAAGATAAAAAACAAACACAAAATCAGAAAACAATTTCGGGGCTTTCTGAAGAAAGAGCACAAAGGTCCGGTGCTCATTTGTGCAAACCACCTCAGTTACTTTGATGCTTTTGGCATTATTTGGGGTTTAGGTTCGCTCTGGGGATATCTTAGGCATTTTCGCCGCTTTCCCTGGAATATTCCCAATGCAAAGTTTGCGTGCGCTAACTTATTCAATCGACTAATGAGTTATATGGGTAAAATGATCCCTCTTAAAACAGAGGGGGGAGGATCGAATGCGAAAACCGTATTAAGAAGGGTTACACATTTATTAAAACGAGGAGATTTCGCTATGATCTTCCCTGAAGGGACGCGGAGCGAGACAGGGCGATTGAATATGGACGATTATGGTTACGGGGCTGGTCAGATTTTGCAAGCTGTCCCTCAAGCAAAGGTCTTATTAATTTATTTGCGGGGTGAGGAAGACAAAATGCAACGGTATTTACCCCAGAAAGGTTGTCAGTTTTATATGAAATTAAAATGGTTCGCCCCCCAAACCCAAACGAATCAGCAGGGCCGACAGGGGATTCGTGAACTTTCAAAGAAGATAATGGAAGAGTTATGTGAAATGGAAAAAGAGTATTTCCAGGAAATTCCTTCCTAA
- the serS gene encoding serine--tRNA ligase: MLDPKILRQNLEHVVEKLRRRGFEMDSDTFLQLENKRKEAQLAIQSFQTKRNQLSKTIGMAKSKGENPELLMAEVSQLNDELKQEEANFETIQKAFSDFQLAIPNLPHDSVPDGKSENDNREIRQWGAPPGFDFTPKDHTVLGERDNQLDFEAAAKLSGARFVVLRGSLARAHRALAQFMLDLHTDQHGYEEVYVPYLVHEECLYGTGQLPKFREEQFQVAGDRNFFLVPTGEVPLVNLARDEIIEAPALPKKWVAQTPCFRSEAGSYGKDVRGMIRQHQFQKVELVQLVQPENSYQALEEITRQAEKVLQLLALPYRVVELCAGDLGFAAAKTYDLEVWLPSQNKYREISSCSNCEDFQARRIQARWRNPKTGKPELLHTLNGSGLAVGRTLVAVMENYQQADGHIRVPDALKSYMGGVDYF; the protein is encoded by the coding sequence ATGTTAGACCCCAAAATATTGCGACAAAATTTAGAGCATGTTGTAGAAAAATTACGCCGCCGCGGTTTTGAAATGGATAGTGATACTTTCCTTCAATTGGAAAACAAACGCAAAGAGGCTCAATTAGCAATCCAATCTTTCCAAACTAAACGTAACCAATTATCAAAAACCATTGGAATGGCGAAATCAAAAGGGGAAAACCCCGAACTCTTAATGGCTGAAGTATCGCAGTTAAACGATGAATTAAAGCAGGAAGAAGCTAATTTTGAAACCATTCAGAAGGCTTTCTCTGATTTTCAATTAGCTATCCCTAATTTACCTCATGATTCAGTGCCCGATGGAAAAAGTGAAAACGATAATCGTGAAATACGACAGTGGGGCGCGCCACCCGGGTTCGATTTTACGCCAAAAGATCACACGGTTCTTGGCGAACGGGATAACCAATTGGATTTTGAAGCGGCAGCCAAATTGTCGGGCGCGCGTTTTGTGGTTTTACGGGGATCGTTAGCACGCGCCCATCGTGCTTTGGCGCAATTTATGTTGGATTTACACACCGACCAACACGGGTATGAAGAAGTTTATGTGCCGTATTTGGTGCATGAAGAATGCTTATACGGAACAGGACAATTGCCGAAATTTCGAGAAGAGCAATTTCAAGTTGCCGGCGATCGGAATTTTTTTTTGGTTCCCACGGGTGAAGTGCCCTTGGTTAATTTAGCACGAGACGAGATTATCGAAGCGCCAGCGCTTCCTAAAAAATGGGTGGCTCAAACTCCCTGTTTCCGCAGCGAGGCGGGTTCTTATGGCAAGGATGTACGAGGGATGATTCGCCAGCATCAATTCCAAAAAGTGGAACTTGTTCAACTGGTTCAGCCAGAAAATTCTTATCAAGCTTTAGAAGAGATAACCCGTCAGGCTGAAAAAGTATTGCAATTATTGGCGCTTCCCTACCGGGTTGTGGAGTTATGCGCGGGCGATTTAGGGTTCGCGGCCGCAAAGACTTATGATTTGGAAGTTTGGCTGCCAAGTCAAAATAAATACCGAGAGATTTCTTCTTGCAGCAATTGCGAGGATTTTCAAGCCCGACGTATTCAAGCGCGTTGGCGTAATCCCAAAACGGGAAAGCCTGAACTGCTTCATACTTTAAATGGTTCTGGACTTGCGGTAGGCCGCACATTGGTCGCTGTTATGGAAAACTATCAACAAGCCGACGGGCACATTCGTGTGCCCGACGCCTTGAAGTCCTACATGGGTGGAGTGGATTATTTTTAG
- a CDS encoding cysteine desulfurase family protein, with protein sequence MPEIYLDNNATTSAAPEVMESLLAFFSKRYGNPSSLHRLGLQAERAVDEARRALSGLLGAHEDEIVFTSGGTESVNLAVKGAAQAFKRKGNHIITTPIEHDAVLGSIKQLEQAGFTVDFAKVDAQGKVSPESVVELIKPNTILVAVMHVNNELGSINPINAIAKAVKAKNKGIIFFSDGAQAFGKLEIDLTHIDLYSISGHKFHAPKGSGALYVKKKTPLQPLISGGGQEFDLRSGTQNVPTIVGLAKAARLAYGHLKETRECWRELMADFLQGLKNIPEVKINSPVNALENTLNVSFDSIPSQVMMNSLEEKGIYVSAGSACSGAKGKPSHVLKAIGLPAKRIQSAIRFSFSRYNTHEEIHYVLENLQSIIYKLKKILR encoded by the coding sequence ATGCCTGAAATATACTTAGACAACAACGCAACCACCTCAGCCGCTCCAGAAGTTATGGAGTCTCTGTTAGCGTTTTTCTCGAAGCGTTATGGGAACCCTTCCAGCCTGCATCGTTTAGGCCTTCAGGCGGAGCGGGCAGTGGATGAGGCGCGACGTGCTTTGAGCGGGTTATTGGGGGCTCACGAAGATGAAATCGTTTTCACATCGGGGGGCACAGAAAGCGTCAATTTGGCGGTTAAAGGAGCAGCTCAAGCGTTCAAACGTAAGGGCAATCATATTATCACTACGCCAATAGAACATGATGCGGTATTAGGGAGTATTAAACAGCTCGAACAAGCCGGTTTTACTGTCGATTTTGCAAAAGTGGATGCGCAGGGCAAAGTGTCGCCAGAAAGTGTTGTTGAATTAATAAAACCTAATACTATTCTGGTCGCGGTTATGCATGTCAACAACGAATTAGGCAGTATCAACCCCATTAATGCGATTGCTAAAGCAGTGAAAGCTAAAAACAAGGGTATTATTTTTTTCTCTGATGGTGCGCAGGCCTTTGGTAAGCTTGAGATTGATCTCACTCATATCGATTTATATTCCATCAGCGGCCATAAATTCCATGCCCCGAAGGGAAGCGGCGCTCTCTACGTTAAGAAAAAAACACCATTACAACCTTTAATTTCGGGTGGAGGGCAGGAATTTGACTTGCGTTCGGGGACGCAGAATGTGCCTACTATTGTGGGCTTAGCTAAAGCGGCGCGACTTGCTTATGGTCATTTAAAAGAAACGCGCGAGTGTTGGCGGGAGTTAATGGCTGATTTTTTGCAAGGATTAAAAAATATACCAGAAGTAAAGATTAATTCACCTGTGAATGCGCTCGAAAATACGCTTAACGTCTCATTTGATTCAATTCCTTCTCAAGTAATGATGAATTCGCTTGAAGAAAAGGGCATTTATGTTTCAGCAGGTTCTGCCTGTAGTGGCGCTAAAGGCAAACCGAGTCACGTTTTGAAAGCGATTGGACTTCCGGCGAAACGGATTCAATCCGCTATTCGCTTTAGTTTTTCACGCTATAACACGCATGAAGAGATTCACTATGTGTTAGAAAACCTTCAATCAATTATTTATAAGTTAAAAAAAATATTACGATAA
- the uvrC gene encoding excinuclease ABC subunit UvrC, with protein MTIDNPSAFLKTLPTGSGVYQMQDAQGKVIYVGKARNLQKRVSSYFRRQLDSKTQAMMAQVQSIQTTITRNENEALLLEASFIKQFRPRYNVLLRDDKSYPYLYLATHQKFPRLDFYRGAKKAPGRYFGPYPNAGSVRENLALIQKLFKLRQCSESFFKNRTRPCLQYQIKRCTAPCVGYVNEQEYRRQVEDAILFFEGKNDQVIIKLTERMEVTSENLVFEEAAHYRDQIRQLRRLQKQQIITGGKGNIDIIGIAESNGAIGFAILFIRSGRMIGHKPFFPNTPLGTTLQTALVEFIPQYYLSPLRNGDIPERIVTSEPLEDRLWIQRALSSGLNRKLAITDQKRAPYKQWQAMAALNAAQALSQHLAQKNTFALKLEAIQKSLALPNPIARIECFDISHTLGEATVASCVVFGEEGPIKKDYRRFNISGVTPGDDYGALRQALTRRYVRLKEGEGILPDVLLIDGGMGQLRQAAEVLEELQVSGVILTAIAKGPGRKAGLEKLFVWGRREEIHLPADNIAFHLIQQIRDEAHRFAITAHCNRRAKRRVESTLQEIEGIGPKRRQKLLKYFGGLQELQRASIEEIARVPGVSETLAKAIYDACHQHKG; from the coding sequence ATGACTATTGACAATCCGAGCGCTTTTCTTAAGACCCTACCTACCGGCTCCGGTGTTTACCAGATGCAAGACGCGCAGGGGAAAGTCATCTATGTGGGTAAAGCGCGCAATTTACAAAAACGGGTCAGCAGCTACTTTCGTCGCCAACTAGATAGTAAAACGCAAGCCATGATGGCTCAGGTGCAGTCGATTCAAACGACGATCACCCGCAATGAGAATGAAGCCCTTTTACTCGAAGCCAGTTTCATCAAACAGTTCCGCCCCCGTTACAATGTATTGCTGCGAGATGATAAATCCTATCCTTACCTTTATTTAGCCACTCATCAAAAATTCCCCCGTTTGGATTTTTACCGCGGCGCAAAAAAAGCCCCCGGCCGTTACTTTGGCCCTTACCCCAATGCCGGATCGGTGAGAGAGAATCTCGCCCTGATTCAAAAGCTATTTAAATTGCGTCAATGCAGTGAATCTTTTTTTAAAAACCGCACGCGCCCTTGTTTACAATATCAAATCAAGCGTTGTACAGCCCCTTGCGTGGGGTACGTCAATGAGCAGGAATATCGACGCCAGGTTGAAGACGCTATCTTATTTTTTGAAGGTAAAAACGATCAAGTAATCATAAAATTAACTGAACGAATGGAAGTAACCTCTGAGAATTTGGTCTTTGAGGAAGCCGCTCATTACCGCGATCAAATTCGCCAATTACGGCGGCTACAAAAACAGCAAATCATTACGGGCGGGAAGGGGAACATTGATATAATAGGCATCGCCGAATCAAACGGAGCCATCGGCTTTGCTATATTATTCATCCGATCCGGGCGAATGATTGGTCATAAACCTTTCTTTCCCAATACACCCTTAGGAACGACGCTCCAAACCGCCTTAGTTGAATTTATTCCTCAATATTATTTGAGCCCTTTGCGCAATGGTGATATTCCGGAACGGATCGTAACGAGCGAGCCATTGGAGGACCGTTTATGGATACAACGCGCTTTGTCGTCCGGTTTAAACCGGAAACTAGCCATTACCGATCAAAAACGGGCGCCGTATAAGCAATGGCAAGCCATGGCGGCGCTCAATGCGGCTCAGGCGCTTTCACAACACTTGGCTCAGAAAAATACTTTCGCGCTAAAATTAGAAGCCATACAAAAATCGTTGGCTTTACCGAATCCAATTGCGCGTATCGAATGTTTCGATATTAGCCATACCTTAGGAGAAGCGACGGTGGCGTCTTGCGTTGTTTTTGGGGAAGAGGGGCCCATTAAAAAAGACTATCGACGATTTAACATTAGCGGAGTAACACCGGGCGATGATTACGGTGCTTTGCGACAGGCGCTGACGCGCCGATACGTGCGCTTAAAAGAAGGCGAAGGCATTTTGCCTGATGTTCTGCTGATTGATGGGGGCATGGGCCAACTTAGGCAAGCAGCCGAGGTGCTTGAAGAATTGCAAGTGAGCGGAGTCATTTTAACGGCAATTGCGAAAGGACCCGGTCGTAAAGCCGGATTGGAAAAGTTGTTCGTTTGGGGGCGACGAGAAGAAATCCATTTGCCGGCAGATAACATCGCGTTTCATCTAATTCAACAAATTCGTGACGAAGCCCATCGCTTTGCGATCACGGCGCATTGCAACCGTCGTGCTAAGCGCCGAGTAGAATCCACCTTGCAGGAAATTGAAGGGATCGGTCCTAAACGACGGCAAAAATTATTGAAATATTTCGGTGGGTTACAAGAACTTCAGCGAGCTAGCATTGAAGAAATCGCAAGGGTCCCCGGTGTCAGCGAAACCTTAGCCAAAGCCATTTACGATGCCTGCCATCAACACAAGGGCTAA
- a CDS encoding IS110-like element IS1111A family transposase, producing the protein MKDIKILGVDIAKDVFQLCGIDEWGKVIYTRRVKRAQYVSTVASLKVGCVVMEACGGANHWYRTFMGMGIPTQLISPQHVKPYVKSNKNDRNDAQAIAEAASRASMRFVQGKTVEQQDVQALLKIRDRLVKSRTALINEIRGLLQEYGLTMARGAKRFYEELPLILASEAVGLTPRMKRVLNCLYTELLNRDEAIGDYEEELKAVAKANEDCQRVQSIPGVGYLTALSVYASVGDIHQFHRSRQLSAFIGLVPRQHSSGNKEVLLGISKRGNVMLRTLLIHGARALLRHVKNKTDKKSLWLKALIERRGMNRACVALANKNAPIIWALLTRQETYRCGA; encoded by the coding sequence ATGAAAGATATTAAAATACTGGGTGTTGATATTGCAAAAGATGTTTTTCAACTGTGTGGAATTGATGAGTGGGGTAAAGTGATCTACACGAGACGGGTTAAGCGTGCTCAGTATGTATCCACCGTAGCCAGTCTTAAGGTGGGCTGCGTGGTGATGGAAGCGTGTGGAGGAGCGAACCATTGGTATCGGACGTTTATGGGGATGGGTATCCCAACGCAGTTGATCAGTCCGCAGCACGTCAAACCGTATGTCAAAAGTAACAAGAATGATCGTAACGATGCGCAGGCGATAGCTGAAGCGGCTTCCCGCGCCTCGATGCGGTTTGTGCAGGGTAAAACGGTGGAACAACAAGACGTTCAAGCGCTGTTAAAGATACGCGATCGTTTAGTCAAAAGCCGCACGGCGCTGATCAATGAGATTCGGGGGTTGTTGCAAGAATACGGACTCACGATGGCGCGTGGTGCCAAGCGATTTTATGAAGAGCTCCCGTTGATTTTAGCGAGCGAAGCGGTGGGATTAACACCGCGGATGAAACGGGTGTTGAATTGTTTGTATACCGAATTGTTGAACCGGGACGAAGCGATTGGTGATTACGAGGAGGAATTAAAAGCGGTGGCAAAAGCCAATGAGGATTGTCAACGGGTACAGAGCATCCCGGGGGTGGGTTATTTAACGGCGCTCTCGGTTTATGCGAGCGTGGGTGACATTCATCAATTTCATCGTTCCCGGCAGTTGTCGGCGTTTATTGGGTTGGTCCCTCGACAACATTCGAGTGGGAATAAGGAGGTGTTGTTGGGGATTAGTAAACGCGGCAATGTGATGTTAAGGACGTTATTGATTCATGGCGCCCGTGCGCTATTGCGTCATGTAAAAAATAAAACGGATAAAAAGAGTCTGTGGTTAAAAGCACTCATTGAGCGCCGCGGAATGAATCGCGCTTGTGTGGCGTTAGCGAATAAAAATGCGCCGATCATTTGGGCGCTTTTAACACGCCAAGAAACGTATCGCTGTGGCGCCTAA
- a CDS encoding murein L,D-transpeptidase catalytic domain family protein: MGGSLIALITSIFLATSLASPSAKAFDYSDFQPLINKGLSPQALQVGLKAYRWARTHGAVKKPIMTLIDFKQPSNKKRLWVIDMRNGKLLFNGYVAQGKGSGNLYATRFSNKGGSDASSIGAMVTGESYYGHHGLSVRIHGLEKGVNNNVFKRAVVFHSAWYATKSFAEKVGRLGRSWGCFAIDPKYSKYVFSKIKGGSFVFAYAPQEKNDPNFS, from the coding sequence ATGGGCGGTAGTTTAATAGCTTTAATAACAAGTATCTTCTTGGCCACTTCGTTGGCCTCCCCTTCAGCGAAGGCGTTCGATTATTCGGATTTCCAACCCTTAATTAATAAAGGTTTGTCTCCCCAAGCTTTGCAGGTTGGTCTTAAAGCCTATCGATGGGCACGAACACACGGTGCAGTCAAAAAACCGATCATGACTTTGATCGACTTCAAGCAGCCTTCCAATAAAAAGCGGCTGTGGGTTATTGACATGCGTAATGGCAAACTGCTATTCAACGGTTATGTGGCCCAAGGTAAAGGCAGCGGGAATCTCTACGCGACTCGCTTTTCTAATAAAGGCGGATCAGACGCTTCTTCGATAGGAGCGATGGTGACGGGTGAAAGTTACTACGGGCACCACGGTTTATCTGTCCGAATTCACGGCCTTGAAAAAGGTGTTAACAATAACGTTTTCAAGCGAGCGGTGGTTTTCCACTCAGCGTGGTACGCGACTAAGTCTTTCGCAGAAAAAGTAGGCCGATTAGGCCGTAGTTGGGGCTGTTTTGCAATTGACCCTAAATATTCCAAATACGTCTTCAGCAAAATCAAAGGTGGCAGCTTCGTGTTTGCTTACGCACCACAGGAAAAGAACGACCCGAACTTTAGCTAA
- a CDS encoding RNA recognition motif domain-containing protein encodes MPKHFYFYFLRKMTMSQNKIYVGSLSYDVTADELQSFFGQYGEIEEAKLIMDRETGRSKGFAFITYGTQDAAQEAVSKANGIDLQGRKIRVNIARENTGDRRRDGGSGGRGGRGGRF; translated from the coding sequence TTGCCGAAGCATTTCTATTTCTACTTTTTGAGGAAAATGACGATGAGTCAAAATAAAATCTATGTGGGAAGCTTGTCATATGACGTGACAGCTGATGAACTTCAATCCTTCTTTGGCCAGTATGGTGAAATTGAGGAAGCCAAATTGATTATGGATCGGGAAACAGGCCGTTCCAAAGGCTTCGCTTTCATCACCTATGGTACGCAGGACGCGGCGCAAGAAGCTGTGTCGAAAGCCAACGGGATTGATCTCCAAGGTCGCAAAATTCGAGTTAACATAGCGCGAGAAAATACAGGCGACCGTCGACGTGATGGTGGCAGCGGCGGCCGGGGTGGTCGAGGCGGCCGTTTCTAA